In a single window of the Rhopalosiphum padi isolate XX-2018 chromosome 1, ASM2088224v1, whole genome shotgun sequence genome:
- the LOC132917962 gene encoding S-phase kinase-associated protein 2, whose product MEDIQDSTLKKNDVTVSTSSSSYFEDCKDLGVYNLENNQVTKRCRYLYPDTKVWPMGYGLNTYAYKRKQNKCQMSNDDFDTLPEEIVLKIFQMMDKRTLIKCAFVCHKWRRISYDESLWQCLNIPSRRMRILTLENLLARNIKYFSASHSNFCIFENQYLFKTSFSKLQYLDLSAVFIHVFTLGSLINQCSNLIKLSLENCSVDSLCCQYIGHNTNLKVLNLASTVGLDRNGLEHILSLQNLEELNVSWAELEDDNLHYLIANMIPDIKRLNISGFLKRLADFDLSRLSSRCVKLIELDISDSLAITASSLDKILEKNQELKVLSMNRCYNIDHPRLLNLTELSRRRRNHIMHLIEVNYIGLAPGRILTDLAYNADLILKTNQGMFSGIGRPKLAHNEHTIWEIPAFIDC is encoded by the exons ATGGAGGATATACAAGATTCGACTCTGAAGAAGAATGATGT GACTGTTAGTACAAGTTCATCAAGTTACTTTGAGGACTGCAAAGACTTAGGAGTTtataatttggaaaataatcAAGTCACCAAACGCTGTCGATATTTGTATCCTGATACCAAG gtATGGCCAATGGGTTATGGCTTAAATACCTATGCATATAAACGTAAGcaaaataaatgtcaaatgAGTAATG ATGATTTTGATACATTACCAGAAGAAATAGTGCTAAAGATATTTCAAATGATGGACAAACGCACATTAATAAAATGTGCATTTGTTTGTCATAAATGGCGACGTATTTCATATGATGAATCCTTATGGCAATGTTTAAACATACCTTCTCGCCGTATGAGAATTTTGACTTTAGAAAATCTTCTTGCACGCAATATCAAATACTTTTCTGCTTCTCATTCAAAT ttctgtatttttgaaaaccagtatttatttaaaacatcgttTTCCAAGTTACAGTACTTAGATTTGAGCGCtgtttttatacatgttttta caCTAGGTTCATTAATAAATCAATGTTCTAATTTGATAAAACTGAGTTTGGAAAACTGTTCTGTAGATTCTTTATGTTGCCAGTACATTGGACACAATACCAATTTAAAAGTACTTAACTTAGCTTCTACAGTTGGTCTTGACCGTAATGGCTTGGAACACATATTGTCTCTccaaaa TTTAGAAGAATTGAATGTGTCTTGGGCTGAATTGGAAGATGATAATTTACATTATCTAATAGCCAACATGATACCTGATATAAAACGCCTTAATATTAGTGGATTTTTGAAACGATTAGCCGATTTTG ATTTGTCAAGGTTGAGTAGCCGTTGTGTGAAACTAATTGAATTAGATATTAGTGATAGCTTAGCTATTACTGCGAGTAGCTTGGATAAAATCTTAGAGAAAAACCAAGAATTAAAAGTGTTGTCTATGAACCGCTGTTATAATATTGATCATCCTAGACTTTTAAA TCTAACAGAACTATCCAGAAGGAGAAGAAATCATATTATGCATTTGATCGAGgtgaattatataggtttagCACCTGGCAGAATATTAACAGATTTAGCTTATAACGCAGATTTGATTTTGAAGACAAACCAAGGGATGTTTTCTGGTATTGGCCGTCCAAAACTGGCTCACAATGAACATACCATTTGGGAAATTCCTGCTTTCATAGACTGTTAA
- the LOC132931761 gene encoding calcium homeostasis endoplasmic reticulum protein isoform X1: protein MDVPQPPEDQELRTIIDKLAVFVARNGPDFEQMTKTKQKDNPKFEFLFGGRYFDYYLRKVSTEQSILNQNSVREIAQAAVANNSVSTQQLNMAAAAAQWLNLNQTNDCQPSVVTIESLNAQQANLQQQIAQAEQNFNSQLMILAQQQQVATEDKILSEQREYINSEAAANDLSLVELSSVLEPIIKGCTKDAIANGKSWIMKQTASERKVDVITQYLLMEVMDPNAEFSKQLHLIYLVNDTVHHCIRKSEKILKTSLESIIVPMFCSAMMRANEDQKSKLSKLLTLWETKNHYFPETIMERLKNPDRSMVEYKSNLLEKYRDAVNQLNMIMNSTLQNYRSQHQSFLAHCNNQIQSIENQKRSLEQQKQRVTPLSIPPAQDDTNRQHFNEGRLPSPPSYQNNMSGYMQADQQNYPHQTDNGYQQDDHYGQPMQNCMQQPPSMYNRPPPPFNQPPPNIHLQPPPSMELPDLSRPPPNFIQNNFPLPPVQPEITPDDLLPSLPYYELPAGLMVPLVKLEDTNYKPLDPDTIRLPPPAPPTDRLLDAVKAFYMPPGHFAPRDSDGWEKLGLYEYYKAKHSAKKQKEDDIADNIRERSKSPSPIILPSLKDKSPVRKKRYRSRSRSPKPRSPLRRVVSKKNSPPPTPNRSRRRRSPSRSPSPSPPSSQRSPTPPSFGGASFGKTAQERLDESNKGHQLLKKMGWGGAGLGSKEQGIDTPISGGDVRDRTDQYKGVGISLNDPYENFRKNKGKAFIHRMRTRAEERMEGNA from the exons ATGGACGTACCTCAACCTCCGGAAG ATCAGGAATTGCGCACGATCATCGACAAGTTGGCCGTGTTCGTCGCGCGCAATGGACCTGACTTTGAACAGATGACCAAGACTAAACAAAAGGATAACCCTAAGTTTGAGTTTCTGTTCGGCGGCCGTTACTTTGATTACTACTTGCGTAAAGTCTCTACAGAACAATCGA taTTAAATCAAAACAGTGTCAGAGAAATAGCTCAAGCTGCAGTTGCAAATAATTCAGTTAGTACACAACAATTGAACATGGCTGCTGCAGCAGCACAATGGTTAAATTTAAACCAAACAAATGATTGTCAACCATCAGTAGTTACCATAGAATCCTTGAATGCTCAACAAGCTAATCTGCAGCAACAAATTGCCCAGGCAGAACAAAATTTTAACTCACAACTTATg ATATTAGCCCAACAGCAACAAGTGGCTACTGAAGATAAAATACTGTCAGAACAACGAGAATATATTAATTCTGAAGCTGCAGCTAATGATTTATCACTAGTTGAATTGTCGTCTGTACTCGAACCAATTATTAAAGGATGTACTAAAGATGCAATAGCGAATGGTAAATCATGGATTATGAAGCAAACAGCCAGTGAACGAAAAGTTGATGTAATCACTCAATATTTACTTATGGA AGTGATGGATCCAAATGCagaattttcaaaacaattacatttaatatatttagtaaatgaTACAGTTCATCACTG tatTCGCAAGTCagaaaaaatactgaaaacatCACTTGAATCGATTATTGTTCCAATGTTTTGCTCAGCGATGATGAGAGCAAATGAAGATCAAAAATCTAAACTGAGCAAA ctGCTAACTTTGTGGGaaacaaaaaatcattattttcctGAAACTATAATGGAGCGATTGAAAAATCCTGATAGATCAATGGTAGAATACAAGAGCAACTTATTGGAAAAGTATAGGGATGCTGTCAATCAACTCAACATGATTATGAACAGTACATTACAAAATTACCGTAGCCAACATCAATCATTTTTAGCACATTGTAACAATCAGATACag AGTATAGAAAACCAAAAACGTTCGCTAGAACAACAAAAACAAAGGGTAACTCCTCTTTCAATTCCTCCAGCTCAAG acgACACAAATCGACAGCATTTTAATGAAGGCCGTTTACCTTCTCCTCCTTCATACCAGAATAATATGTCTGGATATATGCAAGCTGACCAGCAAAATTATCCTCACCAAACAGATAATGGATATCAGCAAGATGATCATTATGGACAGCCAATGCAAAATTGTATGCAACAACCTCCCTCTATGTATAATAGACCTCCACCACCATTTAATCAACCTCCGCCCAATATACATTTACAACCTCCGC CTTCAATGGAGTTACCTGATCTAAGTCGGCCACCTccaaattttatacaaaacaactTTCCTTTACCACCAGTTCAGCCAGAAATTACACCAGATGATTTACTTCCTTCACTGCCATATTACGAACTTCCAGCTGGCCTTATGGTGCCATTAGTTAaa TTGGAAGATACCAATTATAAACCTTTAGACCCAGATACAATCAGATTACCACCACCAGCTCCACCTACAGATCGTCTGTTAGATGCAGTCAAAGCCTTTTACATGCCTCCTGGACATTTCGCTCCACGTGATAG tgATGGTTGGGAAAAACTTGGTCTATATGAATACTACAAAGCCAAACATTctgcaaaaaaacaaaaagaagaTGATATTGCCGATAATATAAGGGAAAGATCAAAATCACCATCTCCAATTATATTACCTTCACTGAAAGATAAATCGCCAGTTCGTAAAAAACGTTATAGAAG CCGTAGTCGAAGCCCAAAACCACGCAGTCCATTAAGACGagttgtaagtaaaaaaaacagTCCACCACCAACACCGAACCGTAGTCGTCGAAGACGTTCTCCATCTAGATCACCATCACCTTCTCCACCATCATCTCAACGAAGTCCTACACCACCTTCATTTGGGGG AGCTAGTTTTGGTAAAACTGCCCAAGAACGCTTGGATGAATCAAATAAAGGTCATCAGCTTCTGAAAAAAATGGGTTGGGGTGGTGCCGGATTGGGTTCAAAAGAGCAAGGTATCGACACACCAATCAGCGGTGGTGAC GTCCGAGATAGGACTGATCAATATAAGGGTGTGGGAATCAGTTTGAATGATCCATACGAGAACTTCAGAAAGAACAAAGGCAAGGCGTTCATACATAGGATGCGTACGAGGGCAGAAGAACGAATGGAAGGCAATGCGTAG
- the LOC132917904 gene encoding acyl-CoA Delta-9 desaturase-like isoform X1 yields the protein MDDSADITVCDSTTFDSRPKQPYQPIVWRNVILCSLVHLGALYGVYLAFASAKTTTTIFAISLYQITAIGVTAGSHRLWSHRAYKAKWQLRLIIITLNTIAFQNSVYEWARDHRLHHKYTDTNADPHNSNRGLFFSHVGWLLCRKHPDVIEKGRAIDTSDLLADPFVAYQKKYFWFLITWACFILPTLIPVYCWGETWSNSWYVAVLLRYALTLNGIWLINSAAHAWGGKPYDRYINPTENLAVAVMSVGEGWHNYHHVFPWDYKAAELGNYKFNFTTAFIDLFAKIGWAYDLKTASTELVRKRTSRTGLIESPDNSVALPWGWDDKDCPQSDRMEATIINRKKG from the exons ATGGACGACTCGGCAGATATTACAGTTTGCGACAGCACCACATTCGACAGTCGACCAAAACAACCATATCAACCGATTGTTTGGCGCAATGTTATACTGTGCTCGTTGGTCCATTTAGGTGCATTGTATGGCGTCTACTTGGCGTTTGCTTCTGCGAAAACCACTACGACTATTTTCG CGATCAGTTTGTATCAAATTACTGCGATTGGCGTGACGGCTGGATCGCATAGACTTTGGTCGCATCGGGCGTACAAAGCGAAATGGCAATTacggttaattattattacactcaaTACAATAGCGTTTCAG AATTCAGTTTACGAATGGGCCCGCGATCACAGACTACACCACAAGTACACAGACACGAACGCCGACCCGCACAACTCGAATAGAGGGCTGTTCTTCTCGCACGTCGGTTGGCTACTGTGCCGGAAACATCCGGACGTCATCGAGAAGGGTCGCGCCATCGACACCAGCGATTTGTTGGCCGATCCGTTTGTTGCGTACCAAAAAAA ATACTTTTGGTTCTTGATAACGTGGGCGTGTTTCATTTTACCCACACTTATACCAGTGTACTGTTGGGGAGAAACATGGAGCAATTCTTGGTACGTGGCCGTTTTGTTGCGGTACGCGCTCACACTCAACGGAATTTGGTTGATCAACAGCGCCGCGCACGCGTGGGGAGGAAAACCGTACGACAG GTACATCAACCCGACGGAGAATCTTGCGGTGGCCGTCATGTCGGTGGGCGAGGGATGGCATAACTACCATCACGTGTTTCCGTGGGATTACAAGGCGGCGGAACTAGGCAATTACAAGTTCAATTTCACCACCGCGTTCATCGACCTGTTTGCTAAAATCGGATGGGCGTATGACCTGAAGACCGCGTCAACGGAGTTAGTGCGTAAACGGACTTCGCGTACCGGCCTGATCGAGTCCCCGGATAATTCGGTGGCACTGCCGTGGGGCTGGGACGACAAAGACTGCCCTCAATCGGACCGCATGGAGGCTACGATCATAAACAGAAAGAAGGGttga
- the LOC132931761 gene encoding calcium homeostasis endoplasmic reticulum protein isoform X2, with product MDVPQPPEDQELRTIIDKLAVFVARNGPDFEQMTKTKQKDNPKFEFLFGGRYFDYYLRKVSTEQSILNQNSVREIAQAAVANNSVSTQQLNMAAAAAQWLNLNQTNDCQPSVVTIESLNAQQANLQQQIAQAEQNFNSQLMILAQQQQVATEDKILSEQREYINSEAAANDLSLVELSSVLEPIIKGCTKDAIANGKSWIMKQTASERKVDVITQYLLMEVMDPNAEFSKQLHLIYLVNDTVHHCIRKSEKILKTSLESIIVPMFCSAMMRANEDQKSKLSKLLTLWETKNHYFPETIMERLKNPDRSMVEYKSNLLEKYRDAVNQLNMIMNSTLQNYRSQHQSFLAHCNNQIQSIENQKRSLEQQKQRVTPLSIPPAQDDTNRQHFNEGRLPSPPSYQNNMSGYMQADQQNYPHQTDNGYQQDDHYGQPMQNCMQQPPSMYNRPPPPFNQPPPNIHLQPPPSMELPDLSRPPPNFIQNNFPLPPVQPEITPDDLLPSLPYYELPAGLMVPLVKLEDTNYKPLDPDTIRLPPPAPPTDRLLDAVKAFYMPPGHFAPRDSDGWEKLGLYEYYKAKHSAKKQKEDDIADNIRERSKSPSPIILPSLKDKSPVRKKRYRSRSRSPKPRSPLRRVVSKKNSPPPTPNRSRRRRSPSRSPSPSPPSSQRSPTPPSFGGASFGKTAQERLDESNKGHQLLKKMGWGGAGLGSKEQGIDTPISGGDVRDRTDQYKGVGISLNDPYENFRKNKGKAFIHRMRTRAEERMEGNA from the exons ATGGACGTACCTCAACCTCCGGAAG ATCAGGAATTGCGCACGATCATCGACAAGTTGGCCGTGTTCGTCGCGCGCAATGGACCTGACTTTGAACAGATGACCAAGACTAAACAAAAGGATAACCCTAAGTTTGAGTTTCTGTTCGGCGGCCGTTACTTTGATTACTACTTGCGTAAAGTCTCTACAGAACAATCGA taTTAAATCAAAACAGTGTCAGAGAAATAGCTCAAGCTGCAGTTGCAAATAATTCAGTTAGTACACAACAATTGAACATGGCTGCTGCAGCAGCACAATGGTTAAATTTAAACCAAACAAATGATTGTCAACCATCAGTAGTTACCATAGAATCCTTGAATGCTCAACAAGCTAATCTGCAGCAACAAATTGCCCAGGCAGAACAAAATTTTAACTCACAACTTATg ATATTAGCCCAACAGCAACAAGTGGCTACTGAAGATAAAATACTGTCAGAACAACGAGAATATATTAATTCTGAAGCTGCAGCTAATGATTTATCACTAGTTGAATTGTCGTCTGTACTCGAACCAATTATTAAAGGATGTACTAAAGATGCAATAGCGAATGGTAAATCATGGATTATGAAGCAAACAGCCAGTGAACGAAAAGTTGATGTAATCACTCAATATTTACTTATGGA AGTGATGGATCCAAATGCagaattttcaaaacaattacatttaatatatttagtaaatgaTACAGTTCATCACTG tatTCGCAAGTCagaaaaaatactgaaaacatCACTTGAATCGATTATTGTTCCAATGTTTTGCTCAGCGATGATGAGAGCAAATGAAGATCAAAAATCTAAACTGAGCAAA ctGCTAACTTTGTGGGaaacaaaaaatcattattttcctGAAACTATAATGGAGCGATTGAAAAATCCTGATAGATCAATGGTAGAATACAAGAGCAACTTATTGGAAAAGTATAGGGATGCTGTCAATCAACTCAACATGATTATGAACAGTACATTACAAAATTACCGTAGCCAACATCAATCATTTTTAGCACATTGTAACAATCAGATACag AGTATAGAAAACCAAAAACGTTCGCTAGAACAACAAAAACAAAGGGTAACTCCTCTTTCAATTCCTCCAGCTCAAG acgACACAAATCGACAGCATTTTAATGAAGGCCGTTTACCTTCTCCTCCTTCATACCAGAATAATATGTCTGGATATATGCAAGCTGACCAGCAAAATTATCCTCACCAAACAGATAATGGATATCAGCAAGATGATCATTATGGACAGCCAATGCAAAATTGTATGCAACAACCTCCCTCTATGTATAATAGACCTCCACCACCATTTAATCAACCTCCGCCCAATATACATTTACAACCTCCGC CTTCAATGGAGTTACCTGATCTAAGTCGGCCACCTccaaattttatacaaaacaactTTCCTTTACCACCAGTTCAGCCAGAAATTACACCAGATGATTTACTTCCTTCACTGCCATATTACGAACTTCCAGCTGGCCTTATGGTGCCATTAGTTAaa TTGGAAGATACCAATTATAAACCTTTAGACCCAGATACAATCAGATTACCACCACCAGCTCCACCTACAGATCGTCTGTTAGATGCAGTCAAAGCCTTTTACATGCCTCCTGGACATTTCGCTCCACGTGATAG tgATGGTTGGGAAAAACTTGGTCTATATGAATACTACAAAGCCAAACATTctgcaaaaaaacaaaaagaagaTGATATTGCCGATAATATAAGGGAAAGATCAAAATCACCATCTCCAATTATATTACCTTCACTGAAAGATAAATCGCCAGTTCGTAAAAAACGTTATAGAAG CCGTAGTCGAAGCCCAAAACCACGCAGTCCATTAAGACGagttgtaagtaaaaaaaacagTCCACCACCAACACCGAACCGTAGTCGTCGAAGACGTTCTCCATCTAGATCACCATCACCTTCTCCACCATCATCTCAACGAAGTCCTACACCACCTTCATTTGGGGG AGCTAGTTTTGGTAAAACTGCCCAAGAACGCTTGGATGAATCAAATAAAGGTCATCAGCTTCTGAAAAAAATGGGTTGGGGTGGTGCCGGATTGGGTTCAAAAGAGCAAGGTATCGACACACCAATCAGCGGTGGTGAC GTCCGAGATAGGACTGATCAATATAAGGGTGTGGGAATCAGTTTGAATGATCCATACGAGAACTTCAGAAAGAACAAAGGCAAGGCGTTCATACATAGGATGCGTACGAGGGCAGAAGAACGAATGGAAGGCAATGC GTGA
- the LOC132917904 gene encoding acyl-CoA Delta-12 desaturase-like isoform X2, with the protein MDDSADITVCDSTTFDSRPKQPYQPIVWRNVILCSLVHLGALYGVYLAFASAKTTTTIFAISLYQITAIGVTAGSHRLWSHRAYKAKWQLRLIIITLNTIAFQNSVYEWARDHRLHHKYTDTNADPHNSNRGLFFSHVGWLLCRKHPDVIEKGRAIDTSDLLADPFVAYQKKYINPTENLAVAVMSVGEGWHNYHHVFPWDYKAAELGNYKFNFTTAFIDLFAKIGWAYDLKTASTELVRKRTSRTGLIESPDNSVALPWGWDDKDCPQSDRMEATIINRKKG; encoded by the exons ATGGACGACTCGGCAGATATTACAGTTTGCGACAGCACCACATTCGACAGTCGACCAAAACAACCATATCAACCGATTGTTTGGCGCAATGTTATACTGTGCTCGTTGGTCCATTTAGGTGCATTGTATGGCGTCTACTTGGCGTTTGCTTCTGCGAAAACCACTACGACTATTTTCG CGATCAGTTTGTATCAAATTACTGCGATTGGCGTGACGGCTGGATCGCATAGACTTTGGTCGCATCGGGCGTACAAAGCGAAATGGCAATTacggttaattattattacactcaaTACAATAGCGTTTCAG AATTCAGTTTACGAATGGGCCCGCGATCACAGACTACACCACAAGTACACAGACACGAACGCCGACCCGCACAACTCGAATAGAGGGCTGTTCTTCTCGCACGTCGGTTGGCTACTGTGCCGGAAACATCCGGACGTCATCGAGAAGGGTCGCGCCATCGACACCAGCGATTTGTTGGCCGATCCGTTTGTTGCGTACCAAAAAAA GTACATCAACCCGACGGAGAATCTTGCGGTGGCCGTCATGTCGGTGGGCGAGGGATGGCATAACTACCATCACGTGTTTCCGTGGGATTACAAGGCGGCGGAACTAGGCAATTACAAGTTCAATTTCACCACCGCGTTCATCGACCTGTTTGCTAAAATCGGATGGGCGTATGACCTGAAGACCGCGTCAACGGAGTTAGTGCGTAAACGGACTTCGCGTACCGGCCTGATCGAGTCCCCGGATAATTCGGTGGCACTGCCGTGGGGCTGGGACGACAAAGACTGCCCTCAATCGGACCGCATGGAGGCTACGATCATAAACAGAAAGAAGGGttga
- the LOC132931774 gene encoding eukaryotic translation initiation factor 3 subunit G-like — protein sequence MHTKDSIKINWADEVEDHLEKTTLPQSKTEQVGNNRIITEYRWNKDDKKEKVVRTYKIEKRLVSKTIAERKTWPKFGDSRNDKVGPNIATTIPAEEIQMQFLSGNDDKAEENPLDKLKNVNMNIKCRTCGGEHWSFSCHLKGTGLVVEDKKLVQEKVSEPEKNTGTNRPYIPPSAREGATNTAGKRDPYSRGYDEVPAIRIENLSESTSEADLSELVSKFGQIARIFLASNKVTGTCKGYAFVNFKSKLDAERAIKGLHGYGYDHLILNVGWSTNNYKAA from the exons atgcaCACCAAAGATTCGATCAAGATAAATTGGGCGGACGAAGTCGAGGACCACTTAGAAAAAACCACGCTGCCGCAGTCAAAAACCGAACAGGTGGGAAACAATCGGATCATAACAGAATACCGGTGGAACAAGGACGACAAGAAAGAAAAGGTGGTGCGCACCTACAAGATCGAAAAACGACTGGTCTCTAAAACGATAGCAGAGCGGAAAACGTGGCCCAAGTTCGGTGACTCGCGTAATGACAAGGTTGGGCCAAATATTGCGACGACTATACCTGCTGAAGAGATACAGATGCAGTTCTTGTCTGGCAATGATGACAAAGCTGAGGAAAACCCATTGGATAAGTTGAAGAATGTGAACATGAACATTAAGTGTCGTACATGTGGTGGCGAACATTGGTCTTTCTCATGTCATCTCAAGGGCACTGGGTTGGTTGTTGAGGATAAAAAATTAGTGCAAGAGAAGGTGTCTGAGCCCGAAAAGAATACAGGAACTAACAG gCCTTACATCCCACCTTCAGCACGAGAAGGAGCTACAAATACCGCAGGAAAACGAGATCCTTACTCACGCGGTTATGATGAAGTACCAGCCATTCGTATTGAAAATCTTTCAGAGAGCACATCTGAAGCAGATTTGAGTGAACTAGTCAGTAAGTTCGGGCAAATAGCTCGAATTTTCTTGGCTTCTAACAAAGTTACAGGCACATGTAAAGGGTATGCGTTCGTAAATTTCAAATCTAAATTGGATGCAGAACGAGCCATCAAGGGCTTGCATGGTTATGGATATGATCATTTAATATTGAACGTTGGTTGGtcaacaaataactataaagctgcataa